A genomic window from Diorhabda sublineata isolate icDioSubl1.1 chromosome 8, icDioSubl1.1, whole genome shotgun sequence includes:
- the LOC130447421 gene encoding guanine nucleotide-releasing factor 2 isoform X4 yields MSSTPKSGKYVQENESSCPSPLAGPGPGGHKGSFKSSNKLARRARSFKDDFLGKISQMRSPSGTGGVQAVAPRSQSPKALASKVDPEHRFIVKSPEQELDELWKQIQVALKHFRDVVSKQKLEMLPGNGTIVLDTVWLINLAVKSSVENTNNVKTATSRMYQSVARLIKLCDDVLIDDKSSELDKENVNDIVQQVEDAVKDIITLVQEKASHQHISYKTTPRSSYCTNLEMPAQRNSLPDIPLTPREREIIEQNSVIQNKVRSSHSTESILREPSPPPKPPLPENLRKSEQNNLITPPPLPPKKKNLKMQQLVDECAFVDHSPSSNSFERISLRSKSPDDSISILSESAGSIDSMLNHSSRDEDEIKDIMDRDDLYFENHSSDVFDVNCSTSWEESSLSSSLSNHNGLDHLTSVNDYHRLSNADSGIVSVRSSSYSRSSQMSSSSSQIMTHVSKTSGTHRSVKAETTVQKTTRLQESVCRTVSRDVTDFLDVEVPPALPLKTKKKTERNPSPYDNVPEENIGELLVTCERHQSHQSLSSCTSNWEQDVKPPPLPPKKKHIMAYMEMFGNCSHTNDQEFMRHSVHMVQYTQPTAGGLPTTQSCTFTQSHSASRTSHSHIQVLTLPSRSDSPSPLHSPNSQTSNNAALPPALPPKQRRKQSARTPPPTPVSEPKNSSSSSSSTNKVLPDLLEHTAKNEEKSSESSTPSCEEDLMEMLNVDRYLTWKKPDEEGPDIRGGPIDALIIQATKATKNGVFMYQEAFLTTYRTFISPHDLITKLIRRYNHFYYQQDKKPRSREAFALIVRAVSDLTSLDLTEDLQLKLMDFVQQLISCGELTLAKALRVKHLQRHEAKQHSMKYANVVASLSLHNRNSTLLCFKSEQIAEQMTLLDAELFMKIEIPEVLIWAQEQNEERSPNLTKFTEHFNKMSYWARTKILTADGKDAREKYFAKFIKIMKHLRKINNFNSYLALLSALDSAPVRRLEWQKQVQEGLKEYCALIDSSSSFRAYRMALAETQPPCIPYIGLVLQDLTFVHIGNSNSLPDGSINFSKRWQQFNIVENMKKFKKSTYTFKKQEKIITFFQNFDDFIGEDAMWKLSETIKPRGKKNHNRD; encoded by the exons GATTTTTTGGGGAAGATATCGCAGATGAGGAGCCCCTCCGGTACTGGCGGAGTGCAAGCAGTCGCCCCGCGATCGCAGAGTCCCAAAGCACTCGCGTCCAAAGTCGATCCCGAGCACAGGTTCATAGTAAAAAGTCCCGAACAAGAATTGGACGAACTTTGGAAACAGATCCAGGTGGCTCTGAAGCATTTTAG GGATGTGGTTTCCAAGCAGAAATTGGAGATGCTTCCTGGTAACGGTACTATTGTTTTGGATACGGTGTGGCTGATAAATTTGGCGGTGAAATCTTCGGTAGAAAATACGAATAATGTTAAAACGGCAACGTCGCGGATGTATCAGAGCGTAGCGAGATTGATTAAATTGTGCGACGATGTTCTTATCGACGACAAAAGTTCCGAACTGGATAAAGAAAACGTCAACGATATCGTTCAACAAGTTGAAGATGCTGTTAAG GATATCATCACTTTGGTACAAGAAAAAGCATCACACCAACATATCTCGTACAAAACAACACCGAGATCGTCTTATTGTACTAATTTAGAAATGCCGGCACAACGAAACTCCCTTCCCGACATCCCCCTAACACCCAGAGAAAGAGAAATCATCGAACAAAATTCCGTTATACAAAATAAGGTCCGAAGTAGCCACAGTACGGAATCAATTTTAAG GGAACCGAGTCCGCCTCCTAAACCGCCGCTGCCGGAAAATCTGCGCAAATCCGAACAGAATAATCTTATAACGCCGCCTCCGCTGCCGCCTAAAAAGAAGAATCTCAAGATGCAACAATTGGTTGACGAATGCGCGTTCGTCGATCATTCGCCGTCTTCCAACAGCTTCGAAAg AATATCCTTAAGATCGAAATCACCCGACGATTCAATATCGATTCTATCGGAAAGCGCCGGCAGTATCGATTCCATGTTGAATCATTCGTCTCGCGACGAAGACGAAATCAAAGACATCATGGATAGAGACGATCTCTATTTCGAGAACCATTCGTCCGACGTGTTCG ACGTAAATTGTTCGACGTCCTGGGAGGAATCGTCGTTGAGTTCCAGTTTATCCAACCACAACGGTCTCGATCATTTGACATCGGTCAACGATTATCATCGATTATCGAACGCCGATTCCGGCATCGTTTCCGTTCGATCGTCGAGTTATTCGAGAAGTTCCCAGATGAGTTCGAGCAGTTCGCAGATTATGACGCACGTTTCCAAAACTTCCGGCACCCATAGGAGCGTCAAAGCGGAAACTACCGTACAAAAAACGACGCGACTTCAAGAGAGCGTCTGCCGTACCGTCAGTAGAGACGTCACGGATTTTCTCGACGTCGAAGTACCGCCGGCGCTACCGCTCAAGACCAAGAAGAAGACCGAGCGGAATCCTTCGCCGTACGATAACGTGCCGGAAGAAAATATCG GCGAGTTGTTGGTAACATGCGAAAGACATCAGTCCCATCAGAGTTTATCGAGTTGCACCAGCAATTGGGAACAGGACGTCAAACCGCCTCCGTTACCGCCCAAAAAGAAACATA TTATGGCGTACATGGAGATGTTCGGCAACTGTTCCCACACCAACGATCAAGAATTCATGAGACATTCTGTACATATGGTTCAATATACGCAACCGACTGCCGGCGGTTTACCCACCACCCAATCTTGCACGTTCACGCAATCGCATTCGGCGAGTCGCACGTCGCACAGTCACATACAAGTATTAACCCTACCATCAAGATCCGATTCGCCGTCCCCCCTTCATTCCCCCAATTCCCAAACATCGAATAACGCCGCCCTACCCCCTGCTCTACCGCCCAAACAACGACGCAAACAATCGGCGAGAACTCCTCCGCCTACCCCGGTATCGGAACCGAAaaactcttcttcttcttcttcttccactAACAAAGTATTGCCTGATCTATTGGAGCATACGGCCAAGAACGAGGAGAAATCGTCGGAGAGCAGCACGCCATCTTGCGAAGAAGATCTGATGGAGATGCTGAACGTCGATCGGTATTTGACGTGGAAGAAACCGGACGAAGAAGGACCGGATATAAGGGGCGGGCCGATCGATGCTCTGATCATACAAGCGACTAAAGCCACCAAAAATGGAG TATTCATGTACCAAGAGGCTTTCCTAACGACGTACAGAACATTCATATCCCCCCACGACCTCATAACCAAACTAATCCGAAGATACAACCACTTCTACTACCAACAAGACAAAAAGCCCCGATCGCGCGAAGCCTTCGCTCTAATAGTGCGAGCCGTCAGCGATCTAAC aagCCTCGATCTAACCGAAGATCTCCAACTCAAACTTATGGATTTCGTCCAACAGCTCATCTCCTGCGGCGAATTAACACTAGCCAAGGCGCTGCGCGTCAAACACCTCCAACGACACGAGGCCAAACAACATTCGATGAAATACGCGAACGTCGTCGCTTCGTTATCGTTGCACAACAGAAATTCGACGTTGTTGTGCTTCAAATCCGAGCAAATAGCCGAGCAAATGACGCTGCTCGACGCCGAGCTCTTCATGAAAATCGAAATACCGGAAGTGCTGATTTGGGCGCAGGAGCAGAACGAAGAGCGCAGCCCGAATCTGACGAAATTCACCGAACACTTCAACAAAATGTCTTATTG GGCGAGAACGAAAATATTGACGGCCGATGGGAAGGACGCGAGGGAAAAGTACTTCgccaaatttatcaaaataatgaaacacCTGAGGAAGATCAACAATTTTAATTCGTATTTGGCGCTGTTGTCGGCTTTGGATTCGGCGCCGGTTCGAAGATTGGAATGGCAGAAACAAGTCCAGGAAGGACTCAAAGAATATTGCGCTCTCATCGATAGTTCTTCCAGTTTTAGGGCGTACAGGATGGCTCTGGCGGAAACGCAACCGCCCTGTATACCCTACAT AGGTCTGGTCCTGCAGGATTTAACTTTCGTCCACATAGGAAACAGCAATTCATTACCAGACGGTTCGATAAATTTCTCCAAAAGATGGCAGCAATTCAATATAGtcgaaaacatgaaaaaattcaaaaaatc GACGTACACGTtcaagaaacaagaaaaaatcatcacgttctttcaaaatttcgacGATTTCATCGGCGAAGACGCCATGTGGAAACTATCGGAAACCATAAAACCACGCGGCAAAAAAAACCACAACCGAGATTAA